In one window of Macadamia integrifolia cultivar HAES 741 chromosome 2, SCU_Mint_v3, whole genome shotgun sequence DNA:
- the LOC122059175 gene encoding SWI/SNF complex subunit SWI3C isoform X2, whose product MSGTVSFATANLVQESEAEARGKWKKRKRDINLGSNSKRQRADEDDEEEEDDDEADIDDEEETPTIAGAAPNEPIRDTRESEVLSDGGGGRISDFPHVIKRIVNQPHSSVLSVVFAERAVQFPEQRSLQNQNPFFFENISHGQLQALSAVPADSPSLAPSDHDRDRPDTPPPAYVCTPPAIMEGRGGVKRFGNNRVLVVPMHADWFSPNSVHRLERQVVPHFFSGKSAEHTPEKYMDCRNRIVAKYMENPEKRLKINDCQGLAPGIDVNDLNRIFRFLDHWGIINYSVATITREPRIGGPYLREDLNGEIQVPSAALRSIDSLIQFDRPKSRLRPADVSSTSSGPGDESSDFDSRIRERLAENHCSYCSCPLSRLHYQSQKEADVLLCSDCFHDGRYVTGHSSVDFIRVDSTRDLCDLDGDSWTDQETLLLLEALEIYNDNWNEIVEHVGTKSKAQCILHFIRLPMEDGLLENIEVPNKSISSNMSSRGDDRGPPYSNSNGDSAGVDSENRIPFEKSANPLMALVSFLASAVGPRVAAACAHASLAALSQEEHQSVASSNIVQMEGSVHGDRISSDTAHGREGSSHGGLTNSGNQKVQGLRGQNDTVSAQLSIEGVKNAAKSGLAAAATKAKLFAEHEEREIQRMAATIINHQVCL is encoded by the exons ATGTCAGGTACTGTATCTTTCGCTACAG CtaatttggttcaagaatcTGAAGCAGAAGCTCGTGGTAagtggaagaagaggaagcgAGATATCAATCTTGGAAGCAACAGCAAGAGACAAAGAGCCGACGAAGacgatgaagaagaggaagacgacGATGAGGCCGACATCGACGACGAAGAAGAAACCCCCACTATCGCAGGAGCCGCTCCTAACGAGCCCATCAGAGATACACGAGAAAGTGAAGTCCTCTCAGACGGTGGTGGTGGTCGGATTTCTGACTTTCCTCATGTGATTAAGCGCATTGTGAATCAACCACACTCTTCTGTCCTTTCGGTTGTTTTCGCAGAACGTGCTGTTCAATTCCCGGAACAGCGGTCTCtgcaaaaccaaaaccctttcTTCTTTGAAAACATATCTCATGGGCAGCTTCAGGCATTATCGGCCGTTCCTGCTGATAGTCCCTCTTTAGCCCCTTCGGATCATGACAGAGACAGACCTGATACGCCTCCACCTGCCTATGTCTGTACACCCCCAGCAATCATGGAAGGTCGGGGCGGTGTTAAGCGATTCGGGAACAATCGGGTACTCGTCGTTCCGATGCACGCAG ATTGGTTTTCGCCCAATTCAGTGCACAGATTGGAGAGGCAAGTGGTGCCACATTTCTTTTCAGGCAAGTCTGCAGAGCATACTCCAGAGAAATATATGGATTGCAGGAACCGTATTGTTGCGAAGTATATGGAGAACCCAGAGAAGAGGCTCAAAATTAATGATTGCCAAGGTCTGGCTCCTGGTATTGATGTCAATGATTTGAATCGGATTTTTAGGTTTCTGGATCATTGGGGGATTATTAATTATAGCGTGGCCACGATAACTCGTGAGCCTAGAATTGGTGGACCGTATCTAAGGGAGGATCTTAATGGGGAGATTCAAGTGCCTTCAGCTGCTCTGAGGTCCATTGATAGTTTGATTCAGTTTGATCGGCCCAAGAGCAGGCTCAGGCCTGCTGATGTTTCTTCCACGTCTTCTGGTCCCGGTGATGAGAGCTCTGATTTCGATAGCAGAATCAGGGAGCGGTTAGCTGAAAACCACTGCAGTTATTGTTCTTGTCCTCTGTCCCGTTTGCATTATCAGTCACAGAAGGAG GCTGATGTTCTACTTTGCTCGGATTGCTTCCATGATGGGAGATATGTTACTGGTCACTCTAGTGTTGATTTTATAAGGGTGGATTCCACAAGAGATTTGTGCGACCTTGATGGCGACAGTTGGACTGACCAGGAAACACTGCTTCTGCTGGAGGCACTGGAAATTTACAATGATAACTGGAATGAAATTGTAGAGCATGTTGGTACCAAGTCTAAAGCACAGTGCATCCTTCATTTCATTCGTCTCCCAATGGAGGATGGCCTACTGGAGAATATTGAAGTTCCAAACAAGTCTATTTCAAGTAATATGTCAAGCAGAGGTGATGATAGAGGACCACCATATTCGAATTCTAATGGTGATTCTGCAG GTGTTGATTCTGAAAACAGAATCCCATTTGAGAAATCTGCAAACCCTCTCATGGCCCTG GTTTCCTTTCTGGCCTCTGCAGTGGGGCCAAGAGTTGCTGCTGCCTGTGCTCATGCATCATTAGCGGCTCTGTCCCAGGAAGAGCATCAATCAGTTGCTTCCAGTAACATTGTACAAATGGAAGGTTCTGTTCATGGGGATAG GATTAGTTCAGATACTGCACATGGCAGAGAAGGCAGTTCTCATGGAGGCTTGACAAACTCAGGCAACCAGAAAG TACAAGGATTACGTGGTCAGAATGATACAGTTTCTGCTCAGTTGTCCATTGAAGGTGTGAAAAATGCTGCAAAATCAGGTCTAGCTGCTGCAGCAACAAAGGCAAAACTGTTTGCAGAACATGAAGAACGTGAGATTCAGAGAATGGCTGCTACAATTATAAATCACCAGGTATGTTTGTGA
- the LOC122059175 gene encoding SWI/SNF complex subunit SWI3C isoform X1 gives MSGTVSFATANLVQESEAEARGKWKKRKRDINLGSNSKRQRADEDDEEEEDDDEADIDDEEETPTIAGAAPNEPIRDTRESEVLSDGGGGRISDFPHVIKRIVNQPHSSVLSVVFAERAVQFPEQRSLQNQNPFFFENISHGQLQALSAVPADSPSLAPSDHDRDRPDTPPPAYVCTPPAIMEGRGGVKRFGNNRVLVVPMHADWFSPNSVHRLERQVVPHFFSGKSAEHTPEKYMDCRNRIVAKYMENPEKRLKINDCQGLAPGIDVNDLNRIFRFLDHWGIINYSVATITREPRIGGPYLREDLNGEIQVPSAALRSIDSLIQFDRPKSRLRPADVSSTSSGPGDESSDFDSRIRERLAENHCSYCSCPLSRLHYQSQKEADVLLCSDCFHDGRYVTGHSSVDFIRVDSTRDLCDLDGDSWTDQETLLLLEALEIYNDNWNEIVEHVGTKSKAQCILHFIRLPMEDGLLENIEVPNKSISSNMSSRGDDRGPPYSNSNGDSAGVDSENRIPFEKSANPLMALVSFLASAVGPRVAAACAHASLAALSQEEHQSVASSNIVQMEGSVHGDRISSDTAHGREGSSHGGLTNSGNQKEEIVQGLRGQNDTVSAQLSIEGVKNAAKSGLAAAATKAKLFAEHEEREIQRMAATIINHQVCL, from the exons ATGTCAGGTACTGTATCTTTCGCTACAG CtaatttggttcaagaatcTGAAGCAGAAGCTCGTGGTAagtggaagaagaggaagcgAGATATCAATCTTGGAAGCAACAGCAAGAGACAAAGAGCCGACGAAGacgatgaagaagaggaagacgacGATGAGGCCGACATCGACGACGAAGAAGAAACCCCCACTATCGCAGGAGCCGCTCCTAACGAGCCCATCAGAGATACACGAGAAAGTGAAGTCCTCTCAGACGGTGGTGGTGGTCGGATTTCTGACTTTCCTCATGTGATTAAGCGCATTGTGAATCAACCACACTCTTCTGTCCTTTCGGTTGTTTTCGCAGAACGTGCTGTTCAATTCCCGGAACAGCGGTCTCtgcaaaaccaaaaccctttcTTCTTTGAAAACATATCTCATGGGCAGCTTCAGGCATTATCGGCCGTTCCTGCTGATAGTCCCTCTTTAGCCCCTTCGGATCATGACAGAGACAGACCTGATACGCCTCCACCTGCCTATGTCTGTACACCCCCAGCAATCATGGAAGGTCGGGGCGGTGTTAAGCGATTCGGGAACAATCGGGTACTCGTCGTTCCGATGCACGCAG ATTGGTTTTCGCCCAATTCAGTGCACAGATTGGAGAGGCAAGTGGTGCCACATTTCTTTTCAGGCAAGTCTGCAGAGCATACTCCAGAGAAATATATGGATTGCAGGAACCGTATTGTTGCGAAGTATATGGAGAACCCAGAGAAGAGGCTCAAAATTAATGATTGCCAAGGTCTGGCTCCTGGTATTGATGTCAATGATTTGAATCGGATTTTTAGGTTTCTGGATCATTGGGGGATTATTAATTATAGCGTGGCCACGATAACTCGTGAGCCTAGAATTGGTGGACCGTATCTAAGGGAGGATCTTAATGGGGAGATTCAAGTGCCTTCAGCTGCTCTGAGGTCCATTGATAGTTTGATTCAGTTTGATCGGCCCAAGAGCAGGCTCAGGCCTGCTGATGTTTCTTCCACGTCTTCTGGTCCCGGTGATGAGAGCTCTGATTTCGATAGCAGAATCAGGGAGCGGTTAGCTGAAAACCACTGCAGTTATTGTTCTTGTCCTCTGTCCCGTTTGCATTATCAGTCACAGAAGGAG GCTGATGTTCTACTTTGCTCGGATTGCTTCCATGATGGGAGATATGTTACTGGTCACTCTAGTGTTGATTTTATAAGGGTGGATTCCACAAGAGATTTGTGCGACCTTGATGGCGACAGTTGGACTGACCAGGAAACACTGCTTCTGCTGGAGGCACTGGAAATTTACAATGATAACTGGAATGAAATTGTAGAGCATGTTGGTACCAAGTCTAAAGCACAGTGCATCCTTCATTTCATTCGTCTCCCAATGGAGGATGGCCTACTGGAGAATATTGAAGTTCCAAACAAGTCTATTTCAAGTAATATGTCAAGCAGAGGTGATGATAGAGGACCACCATATTCGAATTCTAATGGTGATTCTGCAG GTGTTGATTCTGAAAACAGAATCCCATTTGAGAAATCTGCAAACCCTCTCATGGCCCTG GTTTCCTTTCTGGCCTCTGCAGTGGGGCCAAGAGTTGCTGCTGCCTGTGCTCATGCATCATTAGCGGCTCTGTCCCAGGAAGAGCATCAATCAGTTGCTTCCAGTAACATTGTACAAATGGAAGGTTCTGTTCATGGGGATAG GATTAGTTCAGATACTGCACATGGCAGAGAAGGCAGTTCTCATGGAGGCTTGACAAACTCAGGCAACCAGAAAG AGGAAATAGTACAAGGATTACGTGGTCAGAATGATACAGTTTCTGCTCAGTTGTCCATTGAAGGTGTGAAAAATGCTGCAAAATCAGGTCTAGCTGCTGCAGCAACAAAGGCAAAACTGTTTGCAGAACATGAAGAACGTGAGATTCAGAGAATGGCTGCTACAATTATAAATCACCAGGTATGTTTGTGA
- the LOC122059175 gene encoding SWI/SNF complex subunit SWI3C isoform X3 has product MSANLVQESEAEARGKWKKRKRDINLGSNSKRQRADEDDEEEEDDDEADIDDEEETPTIAGAAPNEPIRDTRESEVLSDGGGGRISDFPHVIKRIVNQPHSSVLSVVFAERAVQFPEQRSLQNQNPFFFENISHGQLQALSAVPADSPSLAPSDHDRDRPDTPPPAYVCTPPAIMEGRGGVKRFGNNRVLVVPMHADWFSPNSVHRLERQVVPHFFSGKSAEHTPEKYMDCRNRIVAKYMENPEKRLKINDCQGLAPGIDVNDLNRIFRFLDHWGIINYSVATITREPRIGGPYLREDLNGEIQVPSAALRSIDSLIQFDRPKSRLRPADVSSTSSGPGDESSDFDSRIRERLAENHCSYCSCPLSRLHYQSQKEADVLLCSDCFHDGRYVTGHSSVDFIRVDSTRDLCDLDGDSWTDQETLLLLEALEIYNDNWNEIVEHVGTKSKAQCILHFIRLPMEDGLLENIEVPNKSISSNMSSRGDDRGPPYSNSNGDSAGVDSENRIPFEKSANPLMALVSFLASAVGPRVAAACAHASLAALSQEEHQSVASSNIVQMEGSVHGDRISSDTAHGREGSSHGGLTNSGNQKEEIVQGLRGQNDTVSAQLSIEGVKNAAKSGLAAAATKAKLFAEHEEREIQRMAATIINHQVCL; this is encoded by the exons ATGTCAG CtaatttggttcaagaatcTGAAGCAGAAGCTCGTGGTAagtggaagaagaggaagcgAGATATCAATCTTGGAAGCAACAGCAAGAGACAAAGAGCCGACGAAGacgatgaagaagaggaagacgacGATGAGGCCGACATCGACGACGAAGAAGAAACCCCCACTATCGCAGGAGCCGCTCCTAACGAGCCCATCAGAGATACACGAGAAAGTGAAGTCCTCTCAGACGGTGGTGGTGGTCGGATTTCTGACTTTCCTCATGTGATTAAGCGCATTGTGAATCAACCACACTCTTCTGTCCTTTCGGTTGTTTTCGCAGAACGTGCTGTTCAATTCCCGGAACAGCGGTCTCtgcaaaaccaaaaccctttcTTCTTTGAAAACATATCTCATGGGCAGCTTCAGGCATTATCGGCCGTTCCTGCTGATAGTCCCTCTTTAGCCCCTTCGGATCATGACAGAGACAGACCTGATACGCCTCCACCTGCCTATGTCTGTACACCCCCAGCAATCATGGAAGGTCGGGGCGGTGTTAAGCGATTCGGGAACAATCGGGTACTCGTCGTTCCGATGCACGCAG ATTGGTTTTCGCCCAATTCAGTGCACAGATTGGAGAGGCAAGTGGTGCCACATTTCTTTTCAGGCAAGTCTGCAGAGCATACTCCAGAGAAATATATGGATTGCAGGAACCGTATTGTTGCGAAGTATATGGAGAACCCAGAGAAGAGGCTCAAAATTAATGATTGCCAAGGTCTGGCTCCTGGTATTGATGTCAATGATTTGAATCGGATTTTTAGGTTTCTGGATCATTGGGGGATTATTAATTATAGCGTGGCCACGATAACTCGTGAGCCTAGAATTGGTGGACCGTATCTAAGGGAGGATCTTAATGGGGAGATTCAAGTGCCTTCAGCTGCTCTGAGGTCCATTGATAGTTTGATTCAGTTTGATCGGCCCAAGAGCAGGCTCAGGCCTGCTGATGTTTCTTCCACGTCTTCTGGTCCCGGTGATGAGAGCTCTGATTTCGATAGCAGAATCAGGGAGCGGTTAGCTGAAAACCACTGCAGTTATTGTTCTTGTCCTCTGTCCCGTTTGCATTATCAGTCACAGAAGGAG GCTGATGTTCTACTTTGCTCGGATTGCTTCCATGATGGGAGATATGTTACTGGTCACTCTAGTGTTGATTTTATAAGGGTGGATTCCACAAGAGATTTGTGCGACCTTGATGGCGACAGTTGGACTGACCAGGAAACACTGCTTCTGCTGGAGGCACTGGAAATTTACAATGATAACTGGAATGAAATTGTAGAGCATGTTGGTACCAAGTCTAAAGCACAGTGCATCCTTCATTTCATTCGTCTCCCAATGGAGGATGGCCTACTGGAGAATATTGAAGTTCCAAACAAGTCTATTTCAAGTAATATGTCAAGCAGAGGTGATGATAGAGGACCACCATATTCGAATTCTAATGGTGATTCTGCAG GTGTTGATTCTGAAAACAGAATCCCATTTGAGAAATCTGCAAACCCTCTCATGGCCCTG GTTTCCTTTCTGGCCTCTGCAGTGGGGCCAAGAGTTGCTGCTGCCTGTGCTCATGCATCATTAGCGGCTCTGTCCCAGGAAGAGCATCAATCAGTTGCTTCCAGTAACATTGTACAAATGGAAGGTTCTGTTCATGGGGATAG GATTAGTTCAGATACTGCACATGGCAGAGAAGGCAGTTCTCATGGAGGCTTGACAAACTCAGGCAACCAGAAAG AGGAAATAGTACAAGGATTACGTGGTCAGAATGATACAGTTTCTGCTCAGTTGTCCATTGAAGGTGTGAAAAATGCTGCAAAATCAGGTCTAGCTGCTGCAGCAACAAAGGCAAAACTGTTTGCAGAACATGAAGAACGTGAGATTCAGAGAATGGCTGCTACAATTATAAATCACCAGGTATGTTTGTGA